In Candidatus Omnitrophota bacterium, the genomic stretch ATACGAGAAACGCCTTATTCATTAAGAAGACCCCCCTCCCCGAAAACGGAGAGAGGGTCCGTGGCTTTTGACTCTCTAGGACAGAGAGCCTTCACTAAAGGATAACATCTTTTTCCCTTGTGTTTCAAGAGGTTATGAAAGTATTCGTGAAAACGCTTACAAGGGTTAAATTTGAATATAGTTGCTGTTTTTTATAAAATAACTCAATAAAACCGGGTATCTCTATTTCTATCTTATTCAGCTAACATTTTTCTTTACAATTTAATTAGTGCAGTGTATAATCTAACCTCGTTGAGACATAAACTATTAAATAGTATAAGATTATGGATGTATTAAAGTTAGGCATACCTAAGGGAAGTTTACAGGAAAAAACCGTCGAGCTTTTTCGGATGGCCGGTTTTAATATCTATACTAGCAGTCGGTCGTATTTTCCGACTATCGACGATTCTCAGGTAAAGGTGGTTATGGTTAGGGCTCAGGAGATGTCTCGCTATGTTGAAGAAGGAGTACTTGACTGCGGGATCACCGGAGAAGATTGGGTTTTAGAGAATTCATCGGACGTTTTACGTTTGGCTGAACTGCGTTATGCAAAACGCACGCTTAATAAGGTACGTTGGGTAGTTGCAGTAAAGGATGATTCTAAAATAAAGAAGCTAGCCGATTTGAAGGGCAAGCGCATCGCCACCGAACTTTTAGGTTATACTAAAAAGTTTTTTAAAGCTAAAAAAATACCGGTTGATGTTGAGTTTAGTTGGGGGGCAACTGAAGTTAAGGTAAAAAGCGGTCTAGTTGATGCGATTGTTGAGCTTACTGAGACCGGTGAATCGCTTAGAGCCAATGGTTTAAAGGAAATCGCTACTATTTGTTTGTCGAGTACTCAATTTATCGCTAATAAATTAGCAGTAAAGAATAGCTGGAAGAAAAAGAAAATTGACTATATACTTTTACTTTTGAAAGGAGCCTTAGAGGCTCGTGATAAAGTGGGTTTGAAACTTAATATTAGGAAAGAAAATTTGGAAGAAATATTAGCGCTTTTGCCAGCCTTAAAGAAGCCAACTATTTCTTCTTTAACTTTAAAAGATTGGGTTGCTTGTGAAGTAATTATTGAAGAAAGCCGGGTGCGCGAAATTCTGCCGCTTCTTAAAGAAAAAGGAGCCCAAGGAATTATCGAATACCCCTTAAATAAAGTTATTTATTAAGAGGATAGTATGCCTTGCGGAAAAAAAAGAAAGCTAAAGAAAGTTAAAAGACATTGGTTTAAAAAAAGAAGAAAACAGCAAAGACACAAGTCTAAATAATAGCTTATTTTTATCTTGGGTTCCATGCTCTTTTTCTATTTTATATTTAAAAAACGCCACCTTACTTGGAGTTAAAGCAAGGAATAAAAGTGAAGCCTATAACTGGGTTAAAACTTAACCCAAAACATCTTCTGGTCTGCTTATTGGCTGTATTTCTTGTGCCTTCCTTTTTAGTTTCTCCTTGTTTTTCTAAAAGCCGAAAAAATGTTACTAAGCTTTATAGTGATTATCTAAATGGTCTTCATTATTTCCAGCGAGGGGAGTATGAGACCGCATTGGATAGTTTTAGGGCTGCTAAAGATAAGGATCCTGATTCGGTTCATCTCTCTTTGAAGCTAGCCGCAGCGTTAATCCGTTTAGAACGAATGGATGAAGCCGAAGAAGTTTTGCTCAAAGCAAAAAAGGCTGACCCTGATAATCTTGATATCTCCTTAGTTTTAATTTTTATTTACTCTTTAACTCACGACGATCAACAGCTTGAAGTCGAATACGAAAATTTTTTAAAGAAGGCTCACGAATTAAAACCAAAAGATCTCGGAATTTCTGAATATTTAGCTCAGTTTTATTTTTACAAAAATAAACCTACCGAGGCAATAAAGGTTTATGAGAAGATTCTTGAAAGCAACCCGAATCATGTCGGAGCAATTTTTTGGTTGGGCTATCTTTATGATGAGTCTGGCCGACGTAAAGAGGCAATTGATGTTTGGAAAAAGGGGCTGGCAATTGATGAGTCACACGCTCCGATTCTAAATTCATTAGGTTATGTTTATACCCTTGAGGGTGAGAATCTCGATCAGGCAAAAACAATGATCGAAAAAGCTTTAGAACAAGAACCGGAAAATGGCGCTTATCTTGATAGCTTAGGTTGGGTTTATTTTAAACTGGGTAATTTAGAAAAAGCTAAAGAATATCTAGAGAAAGCAATAGCCAACATCAAGGATCCGGAAATATTCGAACATTTAGGTGATCTTTATGCTGAGACTGGAGAACCGGCTAAAGGCCTTGAGTACTATAAAGAAGGTTTAGCTCATTTTCCCAATCACAGCTCTTTAAAGAAAAAGATTGAGCGCTATGAAAAATAAAACTGAGTTTTTAAAGAATAAAGCTAACGATATCAGAAAGCTTATTATCCAAATGTTGGCTGAGGCTGGCTCTGGCCATCCCGGAGGATCGCTTTCTTCAGCTGACATAATTGCTTGTCTTTATTTTGAGGTTTTAAACCATGACCCTAAGAATCCTGCTTTGGTTGATCGTGATCGATTCCATCTTTCTAAGGGGCATTGTTGCCCGGCAGTTTATGCAGCCTTAGCTTTAAGTGGATATTTTCCTAAGCAAGAGATATTTACTTTGAGAAAATTCGGTTCTATTTTACAGGGGCATCCTGATCGAAGAACTCCTGGCATTGAGGTGGCCAGTGGATCCCTCGGACAGGGAATTTCGGTAGCTTTAGGCATGGCTTTGACTGCTAAGCTTGATAAGAAGAGCTGGCGGACATATTGTCTTATTGGTGACGGAGAGAGCCAGGAAGGAAACATTTGGGAGGCAGCAATGGCTGCGGCTCATTTTAAGTTGGATAATTTATGTGTGATTGTCGATTTTAATCGTTTTCAAATTGATGGTCGGATAGAAGAGGTGATGGCGCTTGAGCCCTTAGTAAATAAGTGGGAGTCGTTTGGTTGGCATGTTATTGAATGTGACGGTCACAATGTTGAAGAACTGGTCCAGGCTTTTGGTAAGGCAAGAACAGTTACTTTAAAGCCAACGATAATTGTTGCTCATACGGTCAAGGGTAAAGGGGTTTCTTTCATGGAGCATGTTGCTGATTTTCACGGAAGAGCTCCGACTGAGAAAGAAAAAGAAGTTGCCTTTAAGGAACTTCAAGATATTGAACAGGACGAAAAAGAGTTATAATATGGAAAAGCTATATGCACGAGACGTTTACGGCCAAACTTTAGTTGAGCTGGGTAATAAAGACGAAAATTTAATTGTTCTTGATGCTGATCTTTCCGGATCAACTCGAACCGTTTTTTTTCAGCGAGAATTTCCTGAACGGTTTTTTAATTTTGGCGTTGCTGAGCAAAACATGATGGCTGCCGCAGCTGGTATGGCCAGTTGCGGAAAGATTGTTTTCGCTTCAACTTTTGCTATGTTTGCTACGGCTAGGGCTTTGGACCAGGTACGAAATTCTATTTGTAGTAATAACTTTAATGTTAAGATTGTCGCCACTCATGGCGGGATAAGTGTTGGTGAGGACGGAGCATCTCATCAAGCTTTAGAAGATGTAAATTTTTTCAGGGCTATTCCGAATATGCGGATAGTGGTTCCGGCTGACGGACCTCAGACAAGGGAAGCGGTCATTGCCGCTTATGAGGCTCAGGGTCCAATCTATATTCGTTTGGGACGCTCAAAAGTTCCTACCTTAGAGAATAAAAGTAAGTTCATTCTTGGTAAGGGCCAGATTCTCGCTTCCGGCGAAGGCCTGGCGATTATTGCTTGCGGAGCCATGGTTCAAGAGGCATTGGCTGCCCGTCAGATTCTTGAAAAAGATCAAATATCGCCAACTATAGTTAATATGCATACGATAAAACCGATTGACGAAGAGTTACTTATAGATATAGCTAAAAGTCATAGCAAGATTCTTGTTTGCGAAGAACAT encodes the following:
- a CDS encoding tetratricopeptide repeat protein codes for the protein MKPITGLKLNPKHLLVCLLAVFLVPSFLVSPCFSKSRKNVTKLYSDYLNGLHYFQRGEYETALDSFRAAKDKDPDSVHLSLKLAAALIRLERMDEAEEVLLKAKKADPDNLDISLVLIFIYSLTHDDQQLEVEYENFLKKAHELKPKDLGISEYLAQFYFYKNKPTEAIKVYEKILESNPNHVGAIFWLGYLYDESGRRKEAIDVWKKGLAIDESHAPILNSLGYVYTLEGENLDQAKTMIEKALEQEPENGAYLDSLGWVYFKLGNLEKAKEYLEKAIANIKDPEIFEHLGDLYAETGEPAKGLEYYKEGLAHFPNHSSLKKKIERYEK
- the hisG gene encoding ATP phosphoribosyltransferase, which translates into the protein MDVLKLGIPKGSLQEKTVELFRMAGFNIYTSSRSYFPTIDDSQVKVVMVRAQEMSRYVEEGVLDCGITGEDWVLENSSDVLRLAELRYAKRTLNKVRWVVAVKDDSKIKKLADLKGKRIATELLGYTKKFFKAKKIPVDVEFSWGATEVKVKSGLVDAIVELTETGESLRANGLKEIATICLSSTQFIANKLAVKNSWKKKKIDYILLLLKGALEARDKVGLKLNIRKENLEEILALLPALKKPTISSLTLKDWVACEVIIEESRVREILPLLKEKGAQGIIEYPLNKVIY
- a CDS encoding transketolase, which produces MKNKTEFLKNKANDIRKLIIQMLAEAGSGHPGGSLSSADIIACLYFEVLNHDPKNPALVDRDRFHLSKGHCCPAVYAALALSGYFPKQEIFTLRKFGSILQGHPDRRTPGIEVASGSLGQGISVALGMALTAKLDKKSWRTYCLIGDGESQEGNIWEAAMAAAHFKLDNLCVIVDFNRFQIDGRIEEVMALEPLVNKWESFGWHVIECDGHNVEELVQAFGKARTVTLKPTIIVAHTVKGKGVSFMEHVADFHGRAPTEKEKEVAFKELQDIEQDEKEL
- a CDS encoding transketolase family protein gives rise to the protein MEKLYARDVYGQTLVELGNKDENLIVLDADLSGSTRTVFFQREFPERFFNFGVAEQNMMAAAAGMASCGKIVFASTFAMFATARALDQVRNSICSNNFNVKIVATHGGISVGEDGASHQALEDVNFFRAIPNMRIVVPADGPQTREAVIAAYEAQGPIYIRLGRSKVPTLENKSKFILGKGQILASGEGLAIIACGAMVQEALAARQILEKDQISPTIVNMHTIKPIDEELLIDIAKSHSKILVCEEHQVRGGLFSAVAEVLIRKQPIQTECIGVQDSFGQSGSPKELMDFYGLSSDCIAEKAKKLMRQ